ACCTTTTCCCATTAAGGGCGAAAAAGGGCGGCGTATTGGTAAGAGCGGGACATACGGAAGCCACGGTTGATTTCATGAGGCTGGCCGGGCTTGTGGAGGCGGGTGTAATATGCGAGATAATGAACGATGACGGTTCCATGGCTAGAATGCCCGACCTCGTGAAGTTCGCCGAGCAGCACAAACTCAAGATATGCACGATAGAGGACCTTATCACCTACAGAAGGACGCGGGAAAAACTCATAGACAAAATAGCGGAGGTGGACCTCCCGACATCGTTCGGAGATTTCAGGCTGCACGCGTACAGGTCCATGACGGACGATTACCAGCATCTCGCCCTGGTCAAGGGGGATATAACTTCGGGGGAGGTAATGGTCAGGGTCCACTCACAGTGCCTGACGGGGGATATATTCCATTCTAAGAGATGTGATTGCGGGGATCAGCTTGAGACCGCGATGAAAATGATATCGGACAATGGGAAAGGCGTTATACTTTATCTTTCCCAGGAAGGCCGTGGCATAGGCATATTCAATAAACTTAAAGCGTATGAACTGCAGGACCAGGGGCTGGATACGGTCGAGGCAAATGAAAAACTCGGGTTCAAGGACGACCTGAGGGATTATGGCATAGGTGCCCAGATACTGGCCGATCTTGGATTAAAGAAAATAAAGCTTCTGACCAACAATCCCAGGAAGATAATCGGGCTCAAAGGATATGGTCTTCAGGTAGTAGGCAGGGAGCCTCTTGAGATAAAGCCCGGTGACCGTAATATAAGGTATTTGAGGACAAAAAAGGAACGGCTTGGACACAAACTGAAGCATGTCTGATCAAGGAGGAAAATATGGCGGGTTCAAAAGTGACAAAAGGGAACATGATATCCAAGAACAAGAAATTCGGGATAGTAGTATCCCGGTTCAATGAGCTGATATCGTCTAAGCTTCTGGAAGGGGCGATAGATACGCTTATCACTCATGGGACGAAAGAAGATGACGTTACCGTTGTCTGGGCCCCGGGGTCTTTCGAGGTGCCAATGCTCGCGAAGAAGATGGCTGTGACAGGGAAATACGACGCGGTCATATGTCTCGGCGCCATTATCAGGGGAGAGACGCCGCATTTTGATCTTATCGCGGGAGAGGCGGCTAAGGGAGTGGCTAAGGTCGGGCTTGATACGGATGTACCGTGTATCTTCGGGATAATAACGACTGATAACCTCGAACAGGCCCTTGATCGGGCAGGTACGAAAAGTGGGAACAAAGGAAGAGAAGCAGCCCGGACCGCTATAGAGATGACGAACCTTTACGATGCTTTCTAGGTCCGTCACGGCGTACAAGAAAGGAACACATATGAGGAAACGTACCATTTCCAGGGAAATGGCGCTTAAGATACTTTACGCGAGCGACATATCGGGGGAATCCCTATGCGATGTCGGCGTAAAGATCTGGAACGGGTCCCCGGCCGTCGAAGAGGATATCAGGGCATACGCGGATGAACTTGTCAGCGGCGTCAACGACAACCGGGAGAACATAGATTCAACGATAGTGCAATATACCGATAACTGGGAGCTGACAAGAATGGCTACGGTTGACCGGAATATCCTGCGTATGGCGACATACGAGCTTCTCTATAAAGAAGACATGCCTCCGAAGGTCGCGATAAACGAGGCCATCGAACTGGCTAAAAAATACGGGGATAAAGATTCCGGTAAATTCGTCAACGGTATACTTGATAAAATAAATAAATCGGAAAGCAGGCGATACAGTGGTAAAGACGAAAAGCAGCTCTGAGGCGGCGCGAGATAAGGCAGTAGGAAGGGTGGATCTCCATGTGCACACGAATTACTCCGACGGTGTCCTGTCCCCGGAAGATGTGGTAAAGAACGCCCTGAACAAGGGGCTTAGCGCCGTGGCGATCACTGATCATGATTGTGTGGATGGAATAGACGAGTGTATGGAAGCCGCGCGCGGAACGGGTCTGGAGATCGTTCCCGGTGTCGAGATATCCGCGTCAAGCGGGGATAATGAGATACACATTCTCGGGTACTTCGTGGCGTGGAAGAACGCTGCGTTCCGAAAGGCCGTGAAAAAGATACAGGAGAACCGCCTGGTGAGAATGGGCAAGATGCTTGACCTGCTCCGGGAAAAAGGCGTGAACATATCCACGGATTCCGTGATGGGCGAGATCAAGCGCGGGAGCGCGGGAAGATTGCATATAGCCCGGGCGCTGGTGAGCGAGAAAATGGTCGAGAACATAAGAGATGCGTTCGACAAATATATCGGCAAGAACGGTCCTTGTTACGTCAGGTATGAACGATTCACTTACGAGGAAGCTATCGCTTTGATCTCCTCATCGGGCGGGATACCTGTCCTGGCGCATCCGGGAGCGTATGGCCGGGACGACGATATCAGATCCTATGTCGACGCCGGGCTTAAGGGGTTGGAAGTATATCATCCAAAACACAGTTATTCGCAAACGAAGAAATATAAAAAACTGGCGGAAAAATACGGGCTTATCGTTACCGGCGGGTCCGATTGCCATGGTACCGGAGGCGACAGGATCATGCTGGGGTCCATACTTGTGGAGCACGACGTCGTGTCGGCCCTGCGTTCCGCCGCGGAAGCCAGGCAGGAAAAACAGTAAGATGGCGTGTACGGATAAAGAACACGAAAAATTCATGTCCATGGCCCTGGAATTGGCCGCTAAAGCCGATGAGAGGACATATCCCAATCCTATGGTCGGCGCGGTAATAACACGCAACGGTGGTGTTGTGGGCCGTGGATACCACAGGAAAGCGGGTATGCCCCACGCGGAAATAGTCGCGCTGAAAGACGCCGCCGGCAAAGCCCGGGGCGCGGATATGTATGTTACGCTGGAACCTTGTGACCATTTCGGCAAGACCCCGCCATGCACGGAAGCGATAATACGGAACGGCATAAGGTCGGTCTTTGTCGCCATGAAGGATCCTAATCCTCTCGTGGCCGGCAAAGGTATAAATAAGTTGAGAAAAGCGGGTATTCAGGTTAAGGTCGGCCTTTGCGCGGGCAGGGCCAGGGAACTTAACCGTAAATACATGGAATTCATTTCGTCAAAAAGACCGTATATCACATTGAAGCTGGCCCAATCACTTGATGGAAAGATAGCGGCGCGCAACGGAACGTCCAGATGGATAACCTCGCCTGTTTCCCGGGCATATGTCAAGAAGTTGAGGGCACGGCATGATGCTGTCATGGTCGGGATAAACACCGTCCTCAAGGACGACCCTCTTCTTTTGCCCGCCGGGAAAAAAAGCGTTTATCCGGTCAGGATCGTCGCTGATAGCAAGCTAAGGACACCGCTTCGCTCACAGCTTATCAGGACCGCTGGACACGCGCCGGTCATTATCCTGTTTACTGAACTTGCGCCGCGAGCGAACATGGAAAGATTGACCGCGGTGAAAGGCGTCAAACTGGTCCGTTTACGGTCCGTACGGGGAAGAGTGCCGCTCAGGATGGCGATGAAGGAGCTGTATCTTCACGGGGTGTATAACGTGCTGGTGGAAGGTGGGGCGGACCTGGCGGGTAGTCTTGTGGACGAGAAACTTGTGAACGAGGTCATGTTCTTCATCTCCCCAAAAATACTTGGAGGGGATATGACGTCGCTGAGAGGTAAGGGGGCCGGAGATATAAAGCACGCTATAGGCCTTAAGGATGCCGTATGCGCTAAGGTGGGGCAGGATATCCTGGTAAGGGGAAAGATATGTTCACGGGTATAGTTCAAACTATCGGGAAAGTAAAAAGCGTGCTTGAACGGAAGGGCACGTATCATTTGCGCGTGGATGCCGGGAAAAAACATGATGACGTGGATATAGGGGGAAGCATAGCCGTTAATGGTGTGTGCCTTACGCTCGTTTCCCGTTCCAGCGCCCTGTCCTTTGATGTCATAGGGAGGACTTTCGAGACCACTAATCTTAAACGTCTCAGGCCAGGGGATAAGGTGAACCTTGAGCCGGCGCTTAAAGCCGGGGACATGGTAAGCGGACATTTCGTTTCCGGGCATATCGATGGTGAACGGAAGGTCCTGAGCGTTGGGAAGACCCTCCGCGGGGTAGAAGTGGAGATCGGCCTGGAGCCCGAAGATAGGCGTTTCGTGGTGCCCAAAGGTTCGGTCGCCCTGGACGGGATAAGCCTGACGATAGGGGAAATACTTAAAAATTCGTTCAAGGTATTCATCATCCCGCATACCCTTGGGAACACCACGCTTAACATGGTCAAAAAAGGATATACGGTGAACGTGGAATTCGATATGCTCATGAAAAAAGATATGACGCGGCCGGAACATGCGGGGCCTGCGAAGGGCAAAATAACCTGGGGTAAGCTTGCCGAGAATGGTTTTATATGATATTGTTGGTACGTGTCGTGTAAAACGTAAATACGGGAGGGCAGTATGAAAAAATGTCTTATATCGATGATGATACTATGCCTGCTGGTCTCAGTATGTGGAGTGGCCGGAGCTACGGATACTCCGGGCCCGGTGACCAAGCTTGGCCGCGGATTGACCAACATATTGACGTCGCCGCTTTTCTTTTTTAAGGGCATAAACGACGTGTCGGAAGAGAAAGGCCTGTTCGCGGGGACGACGCTGGGAATTCTCCAGGGAGTCATCGAGTTCGGGAAAAGGGTAGTGGTAGGCGCGTATGAGACCGTTTCTTTCCCGGTCCCGGCCCCAGAGGGATATGCCCCGATATTGACGGACCCGGAATACCTGATGCAGCCGTGAATTAACGTAAGTTGTCACGCCTGTAGGATATATAACAATACTATTGACGCTGTTATATTATAATGTTAATATAGCAGCGTTTCTTTTAGAAATGGTCGCGGGGCGTAGCGCAGTTTGGCTAGCGCGCCACGTTCGGGACGTGGAGGTCCTGGGTTCAAATCCCAGCGCCCCGACCAATTTTTCTTCGTCACAAACTATCCTTTATCGGGGATTACCTGGCATGGGTAACGTTCAAAGGGTTCATTTCTTTTTCTTCGGAACAGTTCAAGGTGTTGGTTTTCGTTTCACCGCTTTAAACGCTGCCAAAAGGTCAGGTGTATCCGGGTTCGTGCGTAACCTCCCGGATGGCAGCGTGGAGGCTGTTTGCGAAGGCACCGGGAACCAGATCGACGCGTTCCTGGGAGAGGTCACCCGTGACATGTCGGGATATATATCGGATTATAAAGCGCGGGAAGAGGCTGTTCACGGTAAGCTGTTGGAAGGCTTCCGCATAACACATTAGAACAAGGAGGGACATGATATCTTACGTTTTATTTAGAAGGCCCGTAGCGGTGCTGGTAGCGATATCTTTCTGTCTGGGCGCGGTTGGGTGCGCTCAGCTAAAGGATAAATTAGTCCCAAAATCAAAAAAAGAGACAAAGCCGACGGCTCGATATATAAGCGTGAAGGAATACGACGTGAAGCCCAGCCTGGACCTGTATACCAAGCGATATGTGTACTGGAAGAACTGGCACAGGGACCTTCTTGACGTTCTGCAGTCGGATAACCACAAAAAGACCGTGATAGCCGCGGAGCAGGACGTTTCGAACCTGATAGACATGCGTAATATGCTGGTTGATGAAAAAGCCGCCGCGCTTCAGGAGATCATTGACGACATGGCAGGGATAGAACAACAGATAAAGATGGAAAAGGTGACCGCGGGGAACGCGGTCAGGATGCGCCGCAAGCTCGAGAATATAGGGAGAGCCGTAAAAAAAGATTTCTCATATACGAAAGTGGGAGGAAGTATAAGGAGCGAGTTTGCGAAGTGACGACAACGTTCTGATAGAAGGGTTCGTTGTCGGACCGTTAGGAGCCAATTGTTATGTCGTGTATGACGCCGGTTCCGGCAAAGGCCTGTTGGTGGACCCGGGAGCATATGACCCGGCTATAGATGAGTTCATAAAGGACTCCGGCCTGGATATCAAGTTCACCGTCAACACGCACGGACACGTGGACCATATAGCCGCTAATGGTGATTTCAGGTACCCGGTAGCTATCCACGAGTTGGACGCGGAGAGCCTGACGGACCCGTGGAAGAACCTCTCAATGCTGACGGGTCAGACCGTTAAGCCCGGGAGCCCGGACCGTCTACTTGTGGACGGGGATATCCTTGAGCTTGGCGGGACCATGGTCAGGGTCATACATACACCCGGACATAGCCCCGGTTCGATATCACTTCTTGTCGGGGAGGAAATACTCATCAGTGGTGATACTCTGTTCCGTGAAGGAGTAGGGAGGACAGATCTGCCCGGAGGGGACCAGGACGCGATAACACGATCGATAGCGGACAAGTTATACGTTCTCCCGGACAAGACCCGGGTCTTTCCGGGGCATGGCCCGTCCACATCCATAGGGTATGAGAAGGAACATAACCCCTTTATCTGAAGAAACGGTAAAATGAAAAAGCATGTGGAACAATTCCTGTATTTTATGGAGGTAGAGAGAGGCGTAAGCGCGAACACCATAAGTTCGTACAGGCATGACCTCCTCAGGTTCTCCGGATATATTGAGAAAAGCAGGACGGATATCGTTTGCGTTACCAGGGATGACATAGTCAATTACATGCTCCATCTCAAGGACGGAGGATTGGGCGCGACGAGCATAGCCAGGAACCTGGCGGCGCTTAAGACGTTCTGGAAATTCCTTCTGGCCGAACAGGTAGTGCGGGAAAACGTGGCGGCCATGGTCGAAACGCCGCGTATGTGGAAGACGATCCCTGGGGTGCTTACGAAGGAAGAGGTGGAACGGCTCCTGGCCGCTCCGCCACGCACGAAAGCGGGCATACGGGACAGGGCCATACTTGAATTGATGTACGCTTCCGGACTCAGGGTCTCGGAAGTGGTAGAGCTTAAGAAGACCGATATCAACCTGGCTTCGTTGTATGTCAAATGTTTCGGCAAAGGCGGTAAAGAAAGGATAGTCCCGTTCGGTGACGCGGCATCGTCGGCCATGGCGAAATATCTTTCGGACGCGAGACCGCATCTGGTCGGGTCAGGCCAGTCCACGCATTTTTTTCTTTCAAAACTGGGCCGGAAGATATCACGACAGAGCCTCTGGAAAATGATAAGGAAATACGCCGTTAAAGCGGGGATAACAAAACATATCACGCCGCATACACTTCGGCATTCTTTTGCCACGCATCTTCTGGAAGGCGGAGCGGAACTCCGTGGCGTGCAGGAAATGCTTGGCCACGCGGATATTTCCACTACGCAGATATATACGCATGTCACTAGCGATAAATTACGTAACGTACATAAAAAATTCCATCCCAGGGCGTGAGCCCGTTCGTGAGGTGTCTTATGAAAAGGGACCTGGCAGGAAAAATGACAAGTGTATTGCCTCCTAAGATCGTGCGTCTTATCGCCTTGATAGGGGAGAAGGCCCGGGATGGCGGGTCTCGAGCCTATCTTACAGGCGGTTTTGTCAGGGACCTCGTGATGGGTCGGGCCAACAAGGACGTTGATATAATGGTCGAGAGGGACGCGATCGGGTTCGCGGAACAGATGGCGTGTGTTTTGAACGCTTCCATCGCGGTGTATCCGAGATTCGGAACAGCGACCTTGTTCCTGCCCCCAATTGGCTCCAGGGGGACAGGGGGGCTCAGGGTAGACCTTACCACCGCGCGTAGAGAGACCTACAAAAAACCAGCCGTACTTCCCGACGTGGCCGAGGGGGATATCAAGGATGATCTTTTCAGGAGGGATTTCACGATAAACGCCATGGCCGTGTCCATATCTCCGGGAGAGTTCGGGGCGCTGGTGGATCCGTACGGGGGAGAAAGGGACATCGGGAAAAAGATAATACGTGTTCTGCATCCGGGAAGTTTTATTGATGATCCAACGCGCATATTCAGGGCAGTAAGGTTCGAGCAGCGTCTGGGGTTCAAGATAGAAACGGGAACGAAGCGGCTGATAAGAACGGCCGTTCGTGAAAAAATGTTCGACAAAATATCAGGGGAAAGGTTACGGAACGAGCTTGTGGCAGTCATGAACGAGAAATATCCCGAAAGGTGTTTCTCCCGGATGAGCCAGCTTGACGAAATAAGGTTCATCTCTCCGGGTATGAAGCTCGTGCCGGACTGCGCGCGTGTCGCAGGACAGATAAGAAAAGACCACGCCTGGTATGCCGTTGCTTTTCCTGAGGAGGACCATCCGGGTCTCTGGATAGCTTACCTGATGCTTTTTATGTCGGGGCTTACCTCCCGGGCGGCGGAACGCGCGCTCAAACGCCTGATATTCTCAAAGGATGTTACGGCTAAGGTCATGGCCCAGAAGAGCGTTCCACGTAAGGAGATAGAGTTATTAGGGTCCGGCAGGTTGACAGCCGCCGGGATTTACGATATCCTGAAGCCTCTGCCGGTCGAGGCTGTGCTTTTTTTGTACAGTTCCGCCGGGGGAACGCAGGCAAGAAAATATATCCGCGCATACCTGCGGAAATACCGTTACGTTGTGACGGAGACGGACGGGAACGCTCTCCATGAATTGGGGGTAAGGCCCGGGCCGTTCATGGGAAAGCTCCTGCGTGAGATACTGCGCAGAAAATTGGAAGGCAAAGCGCCGACAAAGGAGCGGGAACTCGGGCTTGTCAGGGACATACTTTCCGGACGGGAAAGGATATAGCGCGGGATATGCATTTAAGCGTTATTTCGATAGAGCTTTATATAAAAAGTTCACGTAGTCTTAAAGACAAAAGAAGTGTTCTCAAAAGTCTTAAGGAAAGGATGCGGGCCCGCTTTAACGTTTCCGTGGCAGAAACGGGAAAGCTCGACAAATGGCAAGCCGCGGAACTGGCTATAGCTATAGTGTCCAACGACCGGACTCGTCTCTCAAAAGAAGTAGACGGCATCATGGGTCTTGTGGACGGTTATGTGAAAGTAGTGGTGCTGGATCATCACGTGGAATATCTATAGGGGATCGGGGATATCATGCTGGATAGGATGGATCGTATATGTGAGACCATAAAACGAGAGATATCGTTCATTCTCGCGTCAGAGATAGACGATCCGCGTGTACAGGGAGTAACGGTCGTCAGGGCGGAAGTGTCGAGGGACCTCAGGGAGGCCCGGATATATTGCGTTATTCCGGCAGAGAACATGGATAAGAAAGACGGGGTACTAAAAGGGCTAAAGCGGTCTGCGAGCCATGTGCGCGGGTCTCTGGCAAAAAAAATAGCCATGAAATATGTGCCGAGGTTAACTTTTCTGGAAGAAAAAAGGGATCAGAAAGCGCATGGCGGGATAGACGAGATATTCGCCAGGCTGGAAAAGGAGAAGAAGGAAAAAGAGATGAAAAAGAAACTCACGTATATGTTGGATAACGATGACATGAAAGCGGTCGTTGAGGCGATCAAGGGCGTGGACAACTTTCTTATTACCGCGCATATTAATCCCGAAGGGGATTCCGTGGGCAGCCAGCTGGCCATGTACCACATCCTTAAACAACTCGGTAAGACCGCGGTCATGGTGAACCACGACGTCGTCCCGGATAACCTCAGGTTCCTTAAAGGCTCCGGGCTTATAACTGATTCTATCCCGGAGGGGTTTGTCGCCCAGGCATGTATCGTCCTGGATTGTCCGGTCATGGAGCGTACCGGGGTAGTGGAGAGCCTGCTGGCCGAAGGCCTCCGGATCATCAATATAGACCATCACGTGAGCAATTCCATGTTCGGGTCCGTTAATTGGGTGGCGCCGGAGGCGTCGTCCGTGGGAGAGATGATATACCATCTTATCGCGGCGTTGGGGGCGGAGATCTCCGAGGAGGTGGCCGAGCCTATATATACCGCTATAGTGACCGATACGGGCAGGTTCAATTATGACAATACCACTTCGGTAACACACGCCGTAGCTGGCGAGCTCATAACCAGGGGGGTCGATCCCAAGAGGATGTACAGCCAGATATTCGAGAAGAAATCGTTCGAGGAAATTAAGGTCCTTGGGAGCGCTCTCTCCACGCTCAAGCTTGAGGCGGGCGGGGCTATAGCTTATATGTACATTACCCGGGAGATGTGCGAGCGGGAAGGTGTAAGCGCGGTGTCCACCGACGAATTCATTAACTATCCGCGTTCCATAAAAGGGGTAAAGGTAGCGATCTTCTTCAAGGAGAACGGCAACCATAAGAACAAGATCAACGTGAGCTTTCGGTCCGCGGGGGATGTGAACGTGAACAAAATAGCCGCGGGATTCGGGGGTGGCGGGCATCCTCTGGCATCGGGATGTGTGTTCGAGCGTTCTCTGGAGGAAGCGATAGACATCGTTATCAAGGAAGTGAAAAAGGTCGTTTTCGCGGAAGAGGGTGCCGGCAATGGCGAATGACGGAGTGCTTGTCGTGGACAAGGAAAAAGGCATGACCAGTCATGATGTGGTTAGCGCTGTCCGGCGCAGGTTCGGCGTAAAAAAAGTGGGGCATGCCGGTACGCTCGATCCCAACGCGACCGGAGTACTTGTGCTTTTGCTGGGAAAGGCCACCAAAGCCTCAGTGCTTTATTCGTCGGACGAAAAAGAGTACGAGGCGAGGATAAAGCTGGGAGAACGTACGGATACGGGAGATCGGGAAGGCGTGGTGGTCGCGACAAGCGACGCGCTTCCAGGCGAGGATGAAGTGAGGCGTGTGGTGATGGGGTTCGAGGGTGAGTCCGACCAGGTCCCCCCGATGGTCTCCGCCAAAAAGGTCAAGGGCAAAAAACTTTACGAGTTGGCCCGCAAGGGCATAGTGGTCGAGAGGGAACCGGTAAGGATAACCATATCGGATATGGAGATAACTAGCGTCGATATGCCTTTTTTCGATGTAAGAATGACATGTACCAAGGGGACATATGTTCGTCAGCTGGCGGACGATATCGGGACCGTCCTGGGATGTGGCGCGCATCTTTGGGAACTCCGCAGGACGAGGTCCGGAAAGTTCCGGATAGAGGACGCGGTCGGGTTCCAGGAAGTAATGGAAATGAGCCCGGAAAGACTCAATGAAGTTATTATACGGTTATAGAAGCTGGAGAAGTAAATTAAAGGCCCCGGTGGCTTGTATCGGTATCTTTGATGGCGTGCATCTTGGCCATCGTAAGGTGATAGCGCGGACCATGGCTTTCAACGCGCCGGGTCGTGACCGTATTGTGATAACGTTTGATCCCCATCCCAGGAACTATTTCAGCAGCAGGAACGACCCCCCCCGTATAATGTCCCTGGAACACAGGCTGTCGATATTCGAGAAGATGGGTCTGGACGCGGCCGTTGTTATAAATTTCTCCGAGGCCATTGCTTCTATGGCGCCTGAGGATTTTGTCGAAAAAGTGCTTGTAGGTATGGGGGTAGGCACTGTCTTCGCCGGCAGCAATTTTTATTTCGGTGCCGGTAAAAAGGGCAGTATAAAAGAGCTGGCAAAGATAGGCAAAAAGTTCGGGATCCAGGTCAAGT
This genomic stretch from Candidatus Omnitrophota bacterium harbors:
- a CDS encoding bifunctional 3,4-dihydroxy-2-butanone-4-phosphate synthase/GTP cyclohydrolase II, which encodes MKRNSIDDVLKDIRAGKMVVVVDDPSRENEGDLIVAAQGITPEKINFMARYGRGLICAPMSDEIAERLALPPMAPEFQDPYKTAWAVSVDAAHGITTGISAHDRAHTIKLLADPDSAPADLVRPGHLFPLRAKKGGVLVRAGHTEATVDFMRLAGLVEAGVICEIMNDDGSMARMPDLVKFAEQHKLKICTIEDLITYRRTREKLIDKIAEVDLPTSFGDFRLHAYRSMTDDYQHLALVKGDITSGEVMVRVHSQCLTGDIFHSKRCDCGDQLETAMKMISDNGKGVILYLSQEGRGIGIFNKLKAYELQDQGLDTVEANEKLGFKDDLRDYGIGAQILADLGLKKIKLLTNNPRKIIGLKGYGLQVVGREPLEIKPGDRNIRYLRTKKERLGHKLKHV
- the ribE gene encoding 6,7-dimethyl-8-ribityllumazine synthase, yielding MAGSKVTKGNMISKNKKFGIVVSRFNELISSKLLEGAIDTLITHGTKEDDVTVVWAPGSFEVPMLAKKMAVTGKYDAVICLGAIIRGETPHFDLIAGEAAKGVAKVGLDTDVPCIFGIITTDNLEQALDRAGTKSGNKGREAARTAIEMTNLYDAF
- the nusB gene encoding transcription antitermination factor NusB produces the protein MRKRTISREMALKILYASDISGESLCDVGVKIWNGSPAVEEDIRAYADELVSGVNDNRENIDSTIVQYTDNWELTRMATVDRNILRMATYELLYKEDMPPKVAINEAIELAKKYGDKDSGKFVNGILDKINKSESRRYSGKDEKQL
- a CDS encoding PHP domain-containing protein; translation: MVKTKSSSEAARDKAVGRVDLHVHTNYSDGVLSPEDVVKNALNKGLSAVAITDHDCVDGIDECMEAARGTGLEIVPGVEISASSGDNEIHILGYFVAWKNAAFRKAVKKIQENRLVRMGKMLDLLREKGVNISTDSVMGEIKRGSAGRLHIARALVSEKMVENIRDAFDKYIGKNGPCYVRYERFTYEEAIALISSSGGIPVLAHPGAYGRDDDIRSYVDAGLKGLEVYHPKHSYSQTKKYKKLAEKYGLIVTGGSDCHGTGGDRIMLGSILVEHDVVSALRSAAEARQEKQ
- the ribD gene encoding bifunctional diaminohydroxyphosphoribosylaminopyrimidine deaminase/5-amino-6-(5-phosphoribosylamino)uracil reductase RibD, whose translation is MACTDKEHEKFMSMALELAAKADERTYPNPMVGAVITRNGGVVGRGYHRKAGMPHAEIVALKDAAGKARGADMYVTLEPCDHFGKTPPCTEAIIRNGIRSVFVAMKDPNPLVAGKGINKLRKAGIQVKVGLCAGRARELNRKYMEFISSKRPYITLKLAQSLDGKIAARNGTSRWITSPVSRAYVKKLRARHDAVMVGINTVLKDDPLLLPAGKKSVYPVRIVADSKLRTPLRSQLIRTAGHAPVIILFTELAPRANMERLTAVKGVKLVRLRSVRGRVPLRMAMKELYLHGVYNVLVEGGADLAGSLVDEKLVNEVMFFISPKILGGDMTSLRGKGAGDIKHAIGLKDAVCAKVGQDILVRGKICSRV
- a CDS encoding riboflavin synthase; translation: MFTGIVQTIGKVKSVLERKGTYHLRVDAGKKHDDVDIGGSIAVNGVCLTLVSRSSALSFDVIGRTFETTNLKRLRPGDKVNLEPALKAGDMVSGHFVSGHIDGERKVLSVGKTLRGVEVEIGLEPEDRRFVVPKGSVALDGISLTIGEILKNSFKVFIIPHTLGNTTLNMVKKGYTVNVEFDMLMKKDMTRPEHAGPAKGKITWGKLAENGFI
- a CDS encoding exosortase system-associated protein, TIGR04073 family → MKKCLISMMILCLLVSVCGVAGATDTPGPVTKLGRGLTNILTSPLFFFKGINDVSEEKGLFAGTTLGILQGVIEFGKRVVVGAYETVSFPVPAPEGYAPILTDPEYLMQP
- a CDS encoding acylphosphatase; this encodes MGNVQRVHFFFFGTVQGVGFRFTALNAAKRSGVSGFVRNLPDGSVEAVCEGTGNQIDAFLGEVTRDMSGYISDYKAREEAVHGKLLEGFRITH
- a CDS encoding MBL fold metallo-hydrolase, with the translated sequence MRSDDNVLIEGFVVGPLGANCYVVYDAGSGKGLLVDPGAYDPAIDEFIKDSGLDIKFTVNTHGHVDHIAANGDFRYPVAIHELDAESLTDPWKNLSMLTGQTVKPGSPDRLLVDGDILELGGTMVRVIHTPGHSPGSISLLVGEEILISGDTLFREGVGRTDLPGGDQDAITRSIADKLYVLPDKTRVFPGHGPSTSIGYEKEHNPFI
- the xerD gene encoding site-specific tyrosine recombinase XerD, with the translated sequence MKKHVEQFLYFMEVERGVSANTISSYRHDLLRFSGYIEKSRTDIVCVTRDDIVNYMLHLKDGGLGATSIARNLAALKTFWKFLLAEQVVRENVAAMVETPRMWKTIPGVLTKEEVERLLAAPPRTKAGIRDRAILELMYASGLRVSEVVELKKTDINLASLYVKCFGKGGKERIVPFGDAASSAMAKYLSDARPHLVGSGQSTHFFLSKLGRKISRQSLWKMIRKYAVKAGITKHITPHTLRHSFATHLLEGGAELRGVQEMLGHADISTTQIYTHVTSDKLRNVHKKFHPRA
- a CDS encoding DUF503 domain-containing protein — encoded protein: MHLSVISIELYIKSSRSLKDKRSVLKSLKERMRARFNVSVAETGKLDKWQAAELAIAIVSNDRTRLSKEVDGIMGLVDGYVKVVVLDHHVEYL
- the rbfA gene encoding 30S ribosome-binding factor RbfA, translated to MLDRMDRICETIKREISFILASEIDDPRVQGVTVVRAEVSRDLREARIYCVIPAENMDKKDGVLKGLKRSASHVRGSLAKKIAMKYVPRLTFLEEKRDQKAHGGIDEIFARLEKEKKEKEMKKKLTYMLDNDDMKAVVEAIKGVDNFLITAHINPEGDSVGSQLAMYHILKQLGKTAVMVNHDVVPDNLRFLKGSGLITDSIPEGFVAQACIVLDCPVMERTGVVESLLAEGLRIINIDHHVSNSMFGSVNWVAPEASSVGEMIYHLIAALGAEISEEVAEPIYTAIVTDTGRFNYDNTTSVTHAVAGELITRGVDPKRMYSQIFEKKSFEEIKVLGSALSTLKLEAGGAIAYMYITREMCEREGVSAVSTDEFINYPRSIKGVKVAIFFKENGNHKNKINVSFRSAGDVNVNKIAAGFGGGGHPLASGCVFERSLEEAIDIVIKEVKKVVFAEEGAGNGE
- the truB gene encoding tRNA pseudouridine(55) synthase TruB, whose amino-acid sequence is MANDGVLVVDKEKGMTSHDVVSAVRRRFGVKKVGHAGTLDPNATGVLVLLLGKATKASVLYSSDEKEYEARIKLGERTDTGDREGVVVATSDALPGEDEVRRVVMGFEGESDQVPPMVSAKKVKGKKLYELARKGIVVEREPVRITISDMEITSVDMPFFDVRMTCTKGTYVRQLADDIGTVLGCGAHLWELRRTRSGKFRIEDAVGFQEVMEMSPERLNEVIIRL